Proteins encoded by one window of Juglans regia cultivar Chandler chromosome 15, Walnut 2.0, whole genome shotgun sequence:
- the LOC108985124 gene encoding cyclin-dependent kinase inhibitor 3-like gives MGKYMKKSKITGGDVALLMELGHPPQAASIGVCTRAKALALQRLQKTTPSPAVAPNQDASSLCYLHPRSRRLLKPPPPLLIKQQPQQPQQPRECCRESPSPRPNSRPRVGQVDSGLVEEYERGCFGTFCKGNEAEER, from the coding sequence ATGGGAAAGTACATGAAGAAATCGAAGATCACAGGTGGTGACGTCGCGCTGCTTATGGAGCTCGGGCACCCTCCCCAGGCGGCCTCCATTGGTGTCTGTACTAGAGCCAAGGCTTTGGCCCTCCAACGGCTCCAGAAAACCACTCCCTCACCCGCGGTTGCACCGAACCAAGATGCCTCATCTCTGTGCTACCTACACCCACGCAGCCGCCGCCTCCTGAAACCTCCTCCTCCTTTACTCATAAAACAACAGCCGCAGCAACCGCAACAGCCAAGAGAGTGCTGTAGGGAGAGCCCTAGCCCCAGGCCCAATTCGAGACCGAGGGTGGGGCAGGTGGACTCGGGGTTGGTGGAGGAGTATGAGCGGGGATGCTTTGGTACATTTTGCAAGGGGAATGAAGCAGAGGAGAGATGA
- the LOC108985121 gene encoding uncharacterized protein LOC108985121, translating to MTPKSRPSTLLHAPTCATPRPWLPQCTTPADFKEYPSSYVFIIDMPENANTDAISANHPNCLGAAITKEQDTALTFAAAAKRTRFVKKLLKLMTVEELELKTNNCTALYFAAQTEIVTIAEELVKRHKDLPSIFPENCIQLLPLYAAIRTGNRDMVSYLYSVTPVKDLAYMDRFELFNAAISNDLFGFRGRFCNKAMMKASAHQLVYRLWKVVVDGDNFSSTLVDGHHIELLVEAAKVGNVEFLLILIRSCHDLIRLRDQKHGTLFHIAIKHRQERVFNLIYEIGVAKVNLATYHAEGANNMLHLAGQLPSSDRLNIVSGAALQMQRELLWFQEIEKIVRKSFVNERNENGETPKDIFVNTHEELRKNGEKWMRNTANSCMLMAALIVTVVFPAAFTIPLATIKKQAFLYF from the exons ATGACACCGAAAAGTCGTCCTTCAACGCTCCTACACGCACCTACATGCGCGACACCAAGGCCATGGCTACCACAGTGTACCACTCCCGCCGATTTCAAGGAGTACCCAAGCTCCTACGTGTTCATCATCGACATGCCTGAGAATGCCAACACAGATGCTATCTCTGCG AACCATCCAAACTGCCTTGGAGCCGCCATAACAAAAGAGCAAGATACAGCTCTAACATTTGCTGCAGCTGCAAAACGCACCCGTTTTGTAAAAAAACTCTTGAAATTGATGACAGTGGAAGAATTAGAATTGAAAACCAACAACTGCACGGCCCTTTATTTTGCTGCTCAAACAGAAATCGTAACAATTGCAGAAGAGCTGGTGAAAAGGCACAAAGATCTGCCATCGATATTCCCCGAGAACTGCATCCAACTTTTACCACTTTACGCGGCAATAAGGACTGGAAATAGAGACATGGTGTCGTATCTATACTCGGTGACTCCTGTTAAAGACTTGGCTTATATGGATCGCTTTGAGCTCTTTAACGCTGCAATTTCCAATGATTTGTTTG GCTTCAGAGGTCGGTTCTGCAACAAAGCCATGATGAAAGCATCAGCCCATCAATTAGTTTACCGCCTTTGGAAAGTGGTTGTAGACGGCGACAATTTCTCGTCGACTTTGGTTGACGGCCATCATATAGAACTACTTGTTGAAGCTGCAAAAGTTGGGAATGTTGAATTTCTACTTATACTTATTCGCTCTTGTCACGATCTCATACGGCTACGAGACCAAAAACATGGAACTTTATTTCACATTGCTATTAAACATCGACAAGAGCgtgtatttaatttaatatatgagaTAGGTGTTGCGAAGGTCAACCTTGCGACCTATCATGCCGAAGGGGCAAACAACATGCTGCACTTAGCTGGACAATTGCCTTCTTCAGATCGACTGAATATTGTATCTGGAGCAGCCCTTCAAATGCAACGAGAGTTGTTGTGGTTTCAA GAGATAGAAAAGATTGTGCGAAAGTCATTTGTGAACGAGAGGAATGAAAATGGAGAAACACCCAAGGATATATTTGTGAATACCCATGAAGAACTACGGAAGAATGGTGAAAAGTGGATGAGAAACACGGCAAACTCTTGCATGCTCATGGCAGCACTGATTGTCACCGTGGTTTTTCCAGCTGCCTTCACAATACCGTTGGCAACAATCAAGAAACAGGCATTCCTATATTTCTAA
- the LOC109019953 gene encoding amino acid permease 3-like codes for MCNFPRFHAFFYAWSRLRRDPEGSEKFSNQLCFGSDISINLQTVLHARQRTDTGKDVELGFISKMVGNTAQIRTNHLSDQDLLPIGSSKSFDDDGNPKRTGTVWTASAYIATAVTGPVVLNFAGDMAQLGWIAGPFVIILFSLITYFVSTILCASYRSPATGKRNPTYMDAIRSNFDGPIVLKICWVIQTSVPEPLCSYYWCLEQMDINWFAKCHSIYEEEPCYVYLKPHYIAFGVFQIFLSQIPNFHQLRWLTVLSPVMFLLYSPIGLALAIAKVAENGMIKGSLTGISIGPDQVTRAQKTWMIFKAIGDIAQAYDFSSVLLEIQDTVGSPPSEVQTMKKATRRSVAVITFISMIHACMGYAAFGDDSPEFLPNGFYKPYWLINIASAAMVIQAAGAYQIFVQPIFAMVEKSISRRFPDNEFITKEIKIWIPRFGPYKLNLFRLVWRTFFVTTITSLSMFFAVCLDVLKLVGTMAFWPIVIYFPIEMYIMQKGIPKWSARWLGLQILSFGCLIVTIAAVAANFVEDFLEGSYKPIMPNRY; via the exons ATGTGTAACTTTCCGAGGTTTCACGCGTTTTTTTACGCGTGGTCCCGTTTGCGACGTGATCCTGAGGGATCCGAGAAATTCAGTAATCAACTGTGCTTTGGGAGCGATATCTCTATAAATCTCCAGACA GTTTTGCATGCTAGACAGCGCACGGATACTGGAAAAGACGTTGAGCTGGGTTTCATATCAAAGATGGTTGGGAACACTGCACAAATAAGGACTAACCATCTTTCAGACCAGGACTTGCTCCCCATTGGCAGCTCCAAGAGCTTCGACGACGATGGCAATCCCAAGCGAACCG GGACAGTTTGGACAGCAAGTGCTTACATAGCTACAGCTGTGACGGGTCCTGTTGTCCTGAACTTCGCGGGGGACATGGCTCAGCTTGGATGGATTGCTGGTCCTTTCGTGATAATCCTGTTCTCCTTGATTACTTACTTTGTCTCCACCATCCTCTGCGCCTCCTATCGTTCACCTGCCACTGGCAAGAGAAACCCGACTTACATGGATGCCATTCGATCCAACTTCG ATGGACCGATCGTGCTCAAAATATGTTGGGTAATTCAGACTTCAGTACCTGAGCCTTTGTGTAGTTACTA TTGGTGTTTGGAACAGAT GGATATCAACTGGTTTGCTAAATGCCACAGCATTTATGAGGAGGAGCCTTGCTATGTTTATCTAAAACCACATTACATCGCATTCGGCgtctttcaaatatttctctcaCAAATTCCCAATTTTCATCAGCTGCGGTGGCTCACGGTTCTCTCTCCTGTGATGTTCCTGCTTTATTCACCAATTGGTCTTGCCCTTGCTATTGCTAAAGTAGCAG AAAATGGAATGATCAAAGGAAGCCTGACTGGAATAAGCATTGGCCCTGATCAAGTGACTCGAGCTCAAAAGACATGGATGATCTTTAAAGCGATTGGGGATATAGCTCAAGCATACGATTTCTCCAGTGTCCTTCTTGAAATTCAG GACACTGTTGGATCCCCACCATCAGAGGTCCAAACAATGAAGAAGGCCACTCGGCGAAGCGTTGCAGTCATAACCTTTATTTCCATGATTCATGCGTGCATGGGTTATGCTGCTTTTGGAGATGACTCCCCCGAATTCCTCCCTAACGGCTTCTATAAACCGTATTGGCTGATTAACATAGCAAGTGCTGCCATGGTAATCCAAGCTGCAGGCGCATATCAAATTTTTGTCCAACCTATTTTTGCCATGGTTGAGAAATCCATATCGAGAAGATTCCCGGACAATGAATTCATCACCAAAGAAATCAAAATCTGGATCCCGAGATTTGGTCCCTACAAACTCAACCTCTTCCGGTTGGTTTGGAGGACATTTTTCGTGACCACGATCACTTCGTTATCAATGTTTTTCGCGGTATGTTTGGACGTGCTTAAACTTGTCGGGACTATGGCGTTTTGGCCCATTGTAATTTACTTCCCAATAGAGATGTATATCATGCAAAAGGGGATACCAAAGTGGAGCGCAAGATGGCTTGGTCTTCAAATCCTTAGTTTCGGGTGCCTCATCGTTACAATAGCTGCAGTTGCTGCCAATTTTGTTGAAGATTTTCTCGAAGGGTCTTATAAGCCCATAATGCCCAATCGCTATTAG